A section of the Pseudomonas sp. Q1-7 genome encodes:
- a CDS encoding paraquat-inducible protein A — MRAIDVGIIVCDECHQLNRPAQEADHGHCRRCGAGLYPRRPNSIVRTWALLITATILYVPANVLPIMTVNFLGNGAPSTIMGGVLELIHAEMVPIALVVFVASILVPTFKLVGIALLLYSVQRRLPMSPRQRILMYRFIEWIGRWSMLDIFVIAILVALVNFGNLASIEANLGAAAFASVVVITMIAAVTFDPRLIWDNTDMDDENA, encoded by the coding sequence ATGCGAGCCATTGATGTCGGCATCATCGTTTGCGATGAGTGCCACCAGTTGAACCGCCCGGCGCAGGAAGCGGACCACGGCCACTGTCGTCGCTGCGGAGCCGGCCTGTATCCGCGCCGCCCCAACAGCATCGTCCGCACCTGGGCGCTGCTGATCACCGCGACCATCCTTTATGTGCCGGCCAATGTGCTGCCGATCATGACGGTGAACTTTCTCGGAAACGGTGCCCCGTCCACCATCATGGGCGGCGTGCTCGAACTGATTCACGCCGAAATGGTACCCATCGCACTGGTGGTTTTCGTCGCCAGTATCCTGGTCCCCACTTTCAAACTGGTAGGCATCGCCCTGCTGCTTTATTCAGTGCAGCGACGCCTGCCCATGTCCCCGCGACAGCGCATCCTGATGTACCGCTTCATTGAGTGGATAGGTCGCTGGTCCATGCTGGATATCTTCGTCATCGCCATCCTCGTGGCGCTGGTGAACTTCGGCAACCTGGCCAGCATCGAAGCCAACCTGGGGGCAGCCGCCTTCGCCAGCGTGGTGGTCATCACCATGATCGCGGCAGTGACCTTCGACCCCAGACTGATCTGGGACAACACCGATATGGACGACGAGAATGCCTGA
- a CDS encoding paraquat-inducible protein A → MPEQAEQRPLSELPLHDLIACHECDLLMRRPDLGEEQKACCPRCGYELVVHRTQMERRALALVLTALLLFVPANFLPIMKLNLLGHTTQDTVWTGVVGLYDTGMQGVAVLVFLCSMVIPLIKLLCQLVVLTCINTRRALGLGVMLYRLYHHLREWGMLEVYLMGILVSIVKLIDLADLHLGVGLACFIGLLLSQVWLEVTMSPHQVWDALDADGGTHASH, encoded by the coding sequence ATGCCTGAACAGGCTGAACAACGCCCGCTATCCGAATTGCCTTTGCATGACCTGATCGCTTGTCACGAGTGTGACCTGCTGATGCGTCGGCCCGATCTCGGCGAGGAGCAGAAAGCCTGTTGCCCTCGTTGTGGTTATGAACTGGTGGTGCATCGCACGCAGATGGAGCGTCGGGCACTGGCCTTGGTGCTGACAGCCTTGTTGCTATTCGTGCCGGCCAACTTCCTGCCCATCATGAAACTCAACCTGCTGGGACATACCACGCAGGACACTGTGTGGACTGGTGTAGTCGGCCTCTACGACACCGGCATGCAAGGGGTGGCGGTGCTGGTATTCCTCTGCAGCATGGTCATTCCGCTGATCAAATTGCTCTGCCAACTGGTGGTGCTGACCTGCATCAACACCCGCCGGGCCCTCGGCCTGGGGGTGATGCTTTATCGTCTGTATCACCACCTGAGGGAGTGGGGCATGCTTGAGGTCTACCTCATGGGCATTCTGGTTTCCATCGTCAAACTGATCGACCTGGCCGACCTGCACCTGGGCGTTGGCCTGGCCTGCTTCATCGGACTCCTTTTATCCCAGGTCTGGCTGGAGGTCACCATGTCACCGCACCAGGTCTGGGATGCACTGGATGCTGACGGAGGGACGCATGCGAGCCATTGA
- a CDS encoding PqiB family protein: MPELPSPNTKKTTSWSAIWVLPLLALLIGLWLAWKAMSEAGIEIQIRFENGEGIQVGKTQLMYKGIQVGKVIDLHVSEDIKGVVATVEVMKEAEPYLSKSTRFWLVRPRVSLAGVTGLETLVSGIYIAIDPVEGEPERRYTALPEPPPLSDSLAGLHIVLKAERLGSLEQGSPVYYRQIQVGQVKSYQLAEDQRTVEIKVHIEQPYAHLVRKHTRFWNASGLNVTAGLSGVKIRTESVLSIMAGGIAFATPEHRQDSPPTDPSIPFRLYDGFEAAEAGLRVLLRMDDVSGLSPGTTPVMYNGVQVGTLKKLDMDKDFTGATAELTMEPRTEDYLVEGTEFWTVKPSISLAGITGIEALVKGNYIAVRFAKEGTPTREFKVRPKAPPLNTDAPGLHLVLTSDRLGSLEVGSPVLFRQVRVGSVQSYQLSRSQERVVIGIHIEPEFAKLVNESTRFWNSSGITLKGSLSGVEVKSESLQTLLAGGITFTTPDPKARPVTRPRRFTLYDDESQAIVKGTVIEIAIPQAEGIREGSPIRFKGIDVGEVESVSLSNDLSGVVVKARLTQAADRIARSGSQFWVVRPELGLLRTANLDTLVSGQYLEVLPAAKPGAAQTRFTALAESPDPVARQQGLRIILSAPRRGSIKPGVIVSYREVPVGTVLSYELGKTADRVFIHVLIEPRYAPLVHSGSRFWHTSGVGVDASLFKGVKVRTESVESLIQGGISFATPNEEQMGNAALNGQTFALHDDAEDEWLTWAPKIPLAKVTSQ, from the coding sequence ATGCCTGAGTTGCCATCGCCCAACACCAAGAAAACCACGAGCTGGTCCGCCATCTGGGTGCTCCCCCTGCTGGCGTTGCTCATCGGACTCTGGCTGGCCTGGAAGGCCATGAGCGAGGCGGGGATCGAGATCCAGATTCGCTTCGAGAACGGCGAAGGTATCCAAGTGGGCAAGACGCAGTTGATGTACAAGGGTATCCAGGTCGGCAAGGTCATCGACCTGCATGTCAGCGAGGACATCAAGGGCGTGGTCGCCACGGTCGAGGTAATGAAGGAGGCCGAACCCTATCTCAGCAAGTCCACCCGATTCTGGCTGGTTCGTCCGCGGGTCTCCCTGGCCGGTGTGACCGGCCTGGAAACCCTCGTTTCCGGTATCTACATCGCCATCGACCCGGTGGAGGGCGAGCCGGAGCGACGCTATACCGCGTTGCCGGAGCCGCCGCCGTTGTCCGACTCGCTGGCCGGCCTGCACATCGTCCTCAAGGCCGAGCGCCTTGGTTCCCTGGAGCAGGGCAGCCCGGTCTACTACCGGCAGATCCAGGTGGGCCAGGTGAAGAGTTACCAGCTGGCCGAGGATCAGCGCACCGTCGAGATCAAGGTGCATATCGAACAGCCCTATGCGCATCTGGTGCGCAAGCACACGCGTTTCTGGAACGCCAGCGGTCTCAACGTCACCGCCGGCCTGTCGGGGGTGAAGATCCGCACCGAGTCGGTGCTCAGCATCATGGCGGGCGGTATTGCCTTCGCCACGCCTGAGCACCGCCAGGACAGCCCCCCCACCGACCCCAGTATCCCTTTCCGCCTGTATGACGGATTTGAAGCCGCCGAAGCGGGATTGCGCGTCCTGCTGCGCATGGACGATGTCAGTGGCCTCAGCCCAGGTACGACGCCGGTGATGTACAACGGCGTGCAGGTCGGCACCCTGAAGAAACTGGACATGGACAAGGACTTCACCGGTGCCACCGCCGAACTGACCATGGAACCGCGTACCGAGGACTACCTCGTCGAGGGCACCGAGTTCTGGACGGTGAAACCCTCGATATCGCTGGCTGGCATCACCGGCATCGAAGCCCTGGTGAAAGGCAACTACATCGCCGTGCGTTTCGCCAAGGAGGGCACGCCTACTCGCGAGTTCAAGGTCCGGCCCAAGGCCCCGCCGCTGAATACCGATGCCCCCGGCCTGCACCTGGTACTCACCAGCGACCGACTCGGCTCCCTGGAGGTAGGCAGCCCCGTGCTGTTCCGCCAGGTGCGTGTGGGCAGCGTGCAGAGCTACCAGCTCTCCCGCAGCCAGGAGCGTGTGGTCATCGGCATCCACATCGAGCCCGAGTTCGCCAAGCTGGTGAACGAGTCCACCCGTTTCTGGAACTCCAGTGGCATAACCCTCAAGGGCAGCCTGTCCGGTGTCGAGGTGAAGAGCGAATCCCTGCAGACCTTGCTGGCCGGCGGTATCACCTTTACCACCCCGGACCCCAAGGCCAGGCCGGTGACCCGGCCGCGGCGCTTCACGCTGTATGACGATGAGTCCCAGGCCATCGTCAAAGGCACCGTGATCGAGATCGCCATTCCCCAGGCCGAGGGCATCCGTGAAGGTTCGCCGATTCGCTTCAAGGGCATCGATGTCGGTGAGGTGGAATCCGTCAGCCTGAGCAATGACCTCTCCGGTGTGGTGGTCAAGGCGCGCCTGACCCAGGCGGCGGATCGCATCGCCCGCTCAGGCAGCCAATTCTGGGTCGTGCGTCCGGAACTTGGTTTGCTGCGGACCGCCAACCTGGACACCCTGGTGAGCGGCCAATACCTGGAAGTGCTGCCGGCGGCCAAGCCGGGCGCCGCGCAGACCCGCTTCACTGCGCTGGCCGAGTCCCCCGACCCGGTGGCTCGCCAGCAAGGTCTGCGCATCATCCTGAGTGCGCCGCGCCGGGGGTCGATCAAACCCGGCGTGATCGTCAGCTACCGCGAAGTCCCGGTGGGCACCGTGCTTTCCTACGAGCTGGGCAAGACGGCCGACCGCGTCTTCATCCATGTGCTCATCGAGCCGCGCTATGCCCCGCTGGTGCACAGCGGCAGCCGCTTCTGGCATACCAGCGGCGTGGGCGTCGACGCCAGCCTGTTCAAGGGCGTGAAGGTGCGTACCGAGTCCGTGGAGTCGCTGATACAAGGTGGTATCTCCTTCGCCACCCCGAACGAGGAGCAAATGGGCAACGCGGCCCTCAACGGCCAGACCTTCGCCCTGCATGACGATGCCGAGGACGAGTGGCTGACCTGGGCGCCGAAGATTCCCCTGGCAAAAGTAACCTCCCAATAA